In one Spirochaeta lutea genomic region, the following are encoded:
- a CDS encoding sigma-54-dependent transcriptional regulator yields the protein MDEKPQILIIEDEYVPATLYKTVIEEGGLGTALICTDSRQALAMMENKPIALVLLDLIMPFVGGQELLEKITVQYPHIPVIILTGEEKLETAVECMKRGAFDFMTKPVDSTRLNMAIRHALTIRELQREVSKLSRLAEDQDLEHPEAFAGIVTRSAKMFRIFSYLEAVADSPKPILLTGESGTGKELLAQAIHRLARPDEPFVAVNVSGIEDMVFSDSLFGHRRGSFTGADRPRKGFIEEAGKGTLFLDEIGDLGQSSQIKLLRLLQEGEYYPLGSDTPRMSQARIVAATNASLSELVRQGNFRRDLYYRLIAHQVILPPLRERREDVAELAYHFLKQADREFRRGIRFRIPDDLLKAMTEYDFPGNVRELQGMMYNAVGASQGEELQVQVIRDYLSAAGMDARLDTVVSPSEDGGAFESSPNKAVHGPEGLVLTGTGVPTMAAVEDFLYDRALALCEGNQSKAASMLGVSQSTLSRWLRRNQS from the coding sequence ATGGATGAAAAACCGCAGATCCTTATCATTGAGGATGAATATGTACCGGCAACCCTCTATAAAACCGTCATTGAGGAAGGCGGGCTCGGCACGGCCCTGATTTGTACCGATAGCCGCCAAGCCCTGGCGATGATGGAGAACAAGCCCATAGCCTTGGTCCTCCTGGATTTAATAATGCCCTTTGTGGGCGGACAAGAACTTCTTGAGAAGATTACCGTTCAGTATCCCCACATACCAGTCATTATCCTTACGGGGGAAGAGAAGCTGGAAACTGCCGTGGAATGCATGAAGCGCGGAGCCTTCGATTTCATGACCAAACCGGTGGACTCAACCCGGCTGAATATGGCGATCCGCCATGCTCTGACCATCCGGGAGCTGCAGCGGGAGGTGAGCAAGCTCTCTCGTCTGGCGGAGGACCAGGATCTTGAGCATCCTGAGGCGTTTGCAGGGATAGTAACCCGGTCGGCGAAGATGTTCCGGATTTTTTCCTACCTGGAGGCAGTGGCCGATTCGCCCAAGCCGATTCTTTTGACCGGAGAGAGCGGAACCGGTAAGGAGCTTCTTGCCCAGGCAATTCACCGTTTAGCCAGACCGGATGAGCCCTTTGTGGCGGTAAACGTGTCGGGGATTGAGGACATGGTATTCAGCGATTCCCTCTTCGGTCACCGCCGGGGCAGTTTTACCGGAGCGGACCGGCCCCGGAAGGGATTCATCGAGGAAGCCGGAAAAGGAACCCTCTTTCTTGACGAGATTGGTGACCTGGGCCAAAGTTCCCAGATCAAACTTCTGAGGCTGCTTCAGGAGGGAGAGTATTATCCCCTAGGTTCCGATACCCCCCGGATGAGCCAGGCCAGGATCGTGGCGGCCACCAATGCTTCCCTCTCCGAGTTGGTTCGCCAGGGCAATTTCCGCCGGGATCTCTATTACCGGCTTATTGCACACCAGGTTATTCTTCCGCCCCTCCGGGAGCGGCGGGAGGATGTAGCCGAATTAGCCTATCATTTTTTAAAACAAGCCGATCGGGAGTTTCGGCGGGGTATTCGGTTCCGGATTCCCGATGATCTCCTGAAAGCGATGACGGAGTACGATTTTCCTGGAAATGTCCGGGAATTGCAGGGGATGATGTATAATGCAGTAGGCGCTAGTCAGGGTGAGGAGCTGCAGGTGCAGGTTATCCGGGACTATCTCTCCGCCGCGGGTATGGATGCCCGACTAGATACTGTGGTGTCGCCGTCGGAGGATGGCGGCGCGTTCGAATCTTCCCCAAATAAGGCAGTTCATGGTCCGGAGGGTTTGGTGCTCACCGGAACAGGAGTTCCGACTATGGCGGCGGTGGAGGATTTTCTGTATGATCGTGCCTTGGCCCTTTGTGAGGGCAACCAAAGTAAAGCGGCTTCCATGTTAGGTGTGAGCCAGTCCACCCTGAGCCGCTGGCTGCGTCGGAATCAGTCGTAA